A single region of the Elusimicrobium sp. An273 genome encodes:
- a CDS encoding TadE/TadG family type IV pilus assembly protein, which yields MHFIRHAVWKLQDRKAQILLPSVLLAPIFILVIYLLFETAKVSMTKVRQQFALDNAAYSQVSSASTYLNAVAMVNGPLPYRVMLYYKDQKLNPKETAAQAGKQPISIFELFYHGGGVPTIAPNYDTGINNPPPAEKDDWGVRYDPAIQDFPRTDWEREDPREPDSNTWVPVVSRSLVNDYYFPALRYATVVIQNYLETYVQVGSIYESQSYVYKEVSKNAVMFREAYYLNTNDCKKSDCARQSASQLRRYITLSTKPFELDKVRFYASDSGLSGEHGGAINLDLPMSEIIKTKLFQFAYLDSSSRSKLRTLGRGVVLKQPFKLPRNHFNINLEQKYKPYVRNTVVLSCPRNSNNCVWPDPLPKYTVTLDP from the coding sequence ATGCATTTTATCCGCCATGCCGTATGGAAACTGCAAGACCGAAAGGCGCAAATTTTGCTGCCTTCGGTGCTTTTGGCGCCTATTTTTATATTGGTCATTTATTTGTTGTTTGAAACGGCCAAAGTTTCGATGACCAAAGTGCGCCAGCAGTTTGCCCTGGATAATGCGGCTTACTCCCAAGTATCTTCGGCCAGCACGTATTTAAACGCCGTGGCAATGGTCAACGGGCCGCTTCCCTACCGCGTCATGCTTTATTACAAAGACCAAAAGTTGAATCCTAAGGAGACGGCGGCGCAAGCCGGCAAGCAGCCGATTAGCATTTTTGAGCTTTTCTATCACGGCGGCGGCGTGCCTACCATTGCTCCCAACTATGACACCGGCATCAATAATCCGCCACCTGCTGAAAAGGATGACTGGGGAGTGCGCTATGATCCGGCTATTCAGGATTTTCCGCGTACGGATTGGGAACGCGAAGATCCCCGGGAACCGGATTCCAATACGTGGGTGCCGGTAGTCAGCCGTTCTTTGGTCAACGATTATTATTTCCCGGCGCTTCGTTACGCCACGGTTGTCATTCAGAACTATCTGGAAACATACGTGCAGGTAGGGTCTATTTACGAGTCGCAGTCTTATGTGTATAAAGAAGTCAGCAAAAATGCGGTCATGTTCCGCGAAGCGTATTATTTGAATACGAACGACTGCAAAAAGTCAGACTGCGCCCGGCAAAGCGCTTCGCAGCTGCGCCGGTATATCACGCTTTCTACCAAGCCGTTTGAACTCGATAAAGTGCGTTTTTATGCATCAGACTCCGGTTTAAGCGGGGAACACGGCGGTGCCATTAACTTGGATTTGCCGATGTCCGAAATTATTAAAACCAAGCTGTTCCAATTTGCTTATTTGGATTCCAGTTCGCGCAGCAAGTTACGCACCTTAGGGCGCGGGGTGGTGCTTAAACAGCCTTTTAAACTGCCGCGGAACCATTTTAACATTAATCTGGAACAAAAATATAAGCCGTATGTGCGCAACACGGTGGTGTTGTCCTGCCCGCGCAACAGCAACAACTGCGTGTGGCCAGACCCGTTGCCGAAATATACGGTAACATTGGATCCGTGA
- a CDS encoding response regulator transcription factor, producing the protein MNKKKKVTVLIADDQTLFREGIKDVLTGEKWIEVVGEAADGLEAVAKAKKLKPDVVLMDIKLPKMDGINATRQIRQACPEVNVLMLSSFEDEAHVLDAIQAGANGYLSKMLPAAELVNSIKTFTSEGLMIPQQLMGKLLHGLRKMGNNGMPSQATLTKTEIKVMDYLGKGLSNKELAKELNCSVKTIKNHLNSAFHKLGVSSRTEAVVKAIEKGLISSEGTIVPDDNDGE; encoded by the coding sequence ATGAATAAGAAGAAAAAAGTAACCGTACTGATTGCCGATGACCAAACGCTGTTCCGGGAAGGGATTAAAGACGTCCTGACCGGCGAAAAATGGATTGAAGTGGTGGGTGAGGCGGCCGACGGTTTGGAAGCCGTTGCCAAAGCCAAAAAACTTAAACCGGATGTGGTGCTGATGGATATCAAACTGCCGAAAATGGACGGCATTAACGCCACGCGCCAAATCCGCCAGGCCTGCCCGGAAGTAAATGTGCTGATGCTTTCCAGCTTTGAAGACGAAGCACATGTGCTGGACGCTATCCAGGCGGGGGCCAATGGGTACTTATCCAAAATGTTGCCGGCGGCCGAGTTGGTAAATTCCATTAAAACGTTTACCAGCGAAGGGTTGATGATTCCGCAGCAGCTGATGGGGAAACTGCTGCATGGCCTTCGCAAAATGGGAAATAACGGCATGCCTTCTCAGGCTACGCTTACCAAAACGGAAATTAAAGTGATGGATTATTTGGGCAAAGGCCTTAGCAATAAGGAATTGGCCAAAGAACTCAATTGCAGCGTCAAAACCATCAAAAACCATTTGAACAGCGCTTTTCATAAGTTGGGCGTCAGCAGCCGCACGGAAGCGGTGGTAAAAGCGATTGAAAAGGGGCTGATCTCGTCGGAAGGCACCATCGTTCCCGACGACAACGACGGAGAGTAA
- a CDS encoding hybrid sensor histidine kinase/response regulator gives MEKQVKILVVDDDNNLRETLVDLLEIEGYKVYQAGDAAECLEICANEFFNVILMDYNLPGETGLDLIRKIRSFNQDSQIIMITAYASLNAIMEAMQESVYDFLMKPVDFDYLKRTINRALDKYFLEQSNKELLAQLKTRNEDLDRLNNMKSKFFSIVSHDLSNSLMTLKMSFDMLKKKMNPDEDQKKKMMFMDESISQIEHLIKDLVDWAAIEKGKLRIEKTRFELTESLKKTVEIFRAKGAKRNIRVTFESCGAVPVFADEKRIRQVISNILENAVRHTPDNGTIEIVVSKIDEKNAKVSVTDSGDGIDPEQAPNLFTSFTQLGDKSRVGRLGLGLSIAKDIVVNHGGRIWAHSEGLGKGATFNFTLPITNS, from the coding sequence ATGGAGAAGCAAGTTAAAATCTTAGTAGTAGACGACGATAACAACCTGCGGGAAACGCTGGTAGATTTGCTGGAAATTGAAGGATACAAAGTCTATCAGGCGGGCGACGCGGCGGAGTGTTTGGAAATTTGCGCCAACGAGTTTTTTAACGTGATTTTGATGGACTATAACCTGCCCGGCGAAACGGGGTTGGATTTAATCCGCAAAATCCGCTCTTTTAACCAAGACTCCCAGATCATTATGATCACGGCGTATGCTTCGTTAAATGCCATTATGGAAGCCATGCAGGAATCCGTGTATGATTTCCTGATGAAACCGGTGGATTTTGACTATTTAAAACGCACGATTAACCGGGCGCTGGATAAGTATTTCCTGGAACAAAGCAACAAAGAATTATTGGCCCAGCTCAAAACCCGCAACGAGGATTTAGACCGGTTAAATAACATGAAGTCTAAATTCTTCTCCATTGTGTCGCACGACTTGTCCAACTCGCTGATGACGCTTAAAATGAGCTTTGATATGCTCAAGAAAAAGATGAACCCGGATGAAGACCAGAAAAAGAAAATGATGTTTATGGACGAGTCCATCAGCCAAATTGAGCATTTGATTAAAGACCTGGTGGACTGGGCGGCCATTGAAAAAGGAAAACTTCGCATTGAAAAGACCCGCTTTGAACTGACGGAAAGCTTAAAGAAAACGGTGGAAATTTTCCGTGCCAAAGGGGCCAAGCGCAACATCCGCGTTACGTTTGAAAGCTGCGGCGCCGTGCCGGTATTTGCGGACGAAAAGCGCATCCGCCAAGTGATTTCCAACATTCTGGAAAACGCGGTGCGCCATACGCCGGATAACGGAACGATTGAAATTGTCGTTAGCAAAATAGATGAAAAAAATGCTAAAGTGTCGGTAACGGACTCTGGCGACGGCATTGACCCGGAACAGGCCCCCAATTTGTTTACCAGCTTTACCCAGCTGGGCGATAAAAGCCGTGTGGGCCGCTTGGGGCTGGGGCTTTCCATCGCCAAAGATATTGTCGTAAATCACGGCGGCCGTATTTGGGCGCACAGTGAAGGGTTGGGAAAAGGGGCGACGTTTAACTTTACGCTGCCTATCACGAATTCTTAA